The following proteins come from a genomic window of Synechococcus sp. NB0720_010:
- a CDS encoding phosphoglucomutase/phosphomannomutase family protein produces the protein MASAPLPLEASPIAFGTDGWRGILGVDITVERLLPVAAASARELEASAPAGLNSREIVIGYDRRFLAPELAEAICSAVRGADLVPVLAEAPIPTPAASWAVVERQALGALVITASHNPPEWLGLKIKGPFGGSVEGDFTKRVEQRLQAGGISVPIQGETLRFDAMGTYLAGLKAKVDTAALSAGLERLGLQVIVDPMHGSAAGGLSRLLEGAAKSDHLREIRSNRDPLFGGNPPEPLAPYLQQLIAEVRASTLAGRPAVGIVFDGDGDRIAAVDEHGRFCSTQLLMPLFIDHLARSKGMSGSVVKTVSGSDLMQLVAEDLGRPVLEKAVGFKYIAAEMLSSDVLVGGEESGGVGFGSHLPERDALYAALLLIEALVEGSQPLGVRVSALQERCGGAAAYDRLDLRLKDMATRQRLEDFLASTPPKEVAGSPVQEVITTDGVKLRLGPSHWLMLRFSGTEPLLRLYCEAPSEARVAEVLAWARQLAEAI, from the coding sequence ATGGCTTCAGCGCCCCTGCCCCTGGAGGCCAGCCCCATTGCCTTCGGCACCGACGGTTGGCGCGGCATCCTCGGCGTGGACATCACGGTCGAGAGGCTCCTGCCGGTTGCTGCCGCGTCCGCCCGGGAACTGGAGGCCTCAGCACCCGCAGGACTGAACAGCCGCGAGATTGTGATCGGCTATGACCGCCGCTTCCTCGCGCCGGAACTCGCTGAAGCGATCTGCAGCGCGGTGCGCGGCGCCGATTTGGTGCCGGTGTTGGCGGAAGCGCCCATCCCCACTCCAGCCGCCAGCTGGGCCGTGGTGGAACGCCAGGCCCTCGGTGCATTGGTGATCACCGCCAGCCACAACCCCCCGGAATGGCTGGGCCTGAAGATCAAAGGCCCCTTTGGTGGGTCGGTGGAAGGGGACTTCACCAAGCGGGTGGAGCAGCGGCTGCAGGCCGGCGGCATCTCCGTGCCGATCCAAGGCGAGACCCTGCGCTTTGACGCCATGGGGACCTACCTCGCGGGCCTCAAAGCCAAGGTGGACACCGCAGCTCTAAGCGCCGGACTCGAGCGCCTAGGCCTGCAGGTGATCGTCGATCCGATGCATGGCTCCGCGGCCGGTGGACTGAGCCGCCTACTCGAAGGTGCCGCGAAAAGCGATCACCTGCGCGAAATCCGCTCCAACCGCGATCCTCTCTTCGGCGGCAACCCGCCCGAACCCCTGGCCCCCTACCTGCAGCAACTGATCGCAGAGGTGCGGGCCTCGACCCTGGCCGGCCGGCCGGCCGTGGGCATCGTCTTTGACGGTGATGGCGATCGCATTGCCGCGGTGGATGAACACGGACGCTTCTGCAGCACCCAGCTGCTGATGCCCCTGTTCATTGATCACTTGGCCCGGTCCAAGGGGATGAGCGGTTCGGTGGTGAAAACCGTGAGCGGATCTGATCTGATGCAACTGGTGGCCGAAGACCTTGGCCGGCCGGTGCTCGAGAAGGCGGTGGGCTTCAAATACATCGCCGCTGAGATGCTCAGCAGTGACGTGCTGGTGGGCGGCGAGGAATCAGGCGGTGTTGGCTTCGGAAGCCACCTGCCGGAGCGCGATGCCCTCTACGCGGCCTTGCTCTTAATCGAGGCGCTGGTGGAGGGGAGCCAACCCTTGGGCGTTCGCGTCAGTGCCTTGCAGGAGCGCTGCGGCGGTGCCGCGGCCTACGACCGCCTGGACCTACGCCTCAAAGACATGGCCACCCGGCAGCGGCTGGAGGACTTCTTAGCCAGCACCCCGCCAAAGGAGGTCGCCGGATCCCCTGTTCAAGAGGTGATCACCACCGACGGAGTGAAACTGCGCCTCGGCCCCAGCCACTGGCTGATGCTGCGCTTCTCCGGCACCGAACCCCTACTGCGGCTCTATTGCGAAGCCCCGAGCGAGGCGCGTGTCGCTGAAGTTCTCGCCTGGGCCCGCCAACTGGCCGAAGCAATCTGA
- the rdgB gene encoding RdgB/HAM1 family non-canonical purine NTP pyrophosphatase, which produces MTTLVIASGNAGKVREFAQLLEDLGLDTQAQPEGIEVEETGNTFAANARLKAEAVAQATGQWALADDSGLSVDALGGVPGVHSARYAATDAARIERLLQELNEAGAIDPEARSARFTAALALADPSGRVVLEVEGHCPGQILMACRGDGGFGYDPVFYVPEVQLSFAEMPKALKAEVGHRGRAFAALKPQLQALLAQERQ; this is translated from the coding sequence ATGACTACTCTGGTGATCGCCAGCGGCAACGCCGGCAAGGTGCGTGAGTTCGCTCAACTCCTGGAGGACCTGGGCCTCGACACCCAAGCCCAGCCCGAGGGAATTGAGGTGGAGGAGACCGGCAACACGTTTGCGGCCAACGCCCGCCTCAAGGCCGAGGCCGTGGCACAAGCGACAGGTCAGTGGGCCCTGGCCGACGATTCCGGCCTCAGCGTCGATGCCCTCGGCGGCGTCCCCGGAGTGCACTCAGCCCGCTACGCCGCCACCGATGCAGCACGCATTGAACGGCTCCTACAGGAGCTGAATGAAGCGGGCGCCATCGACCCGGAGGCCCGTTCCGCACGCTTCACCGCCGCCTTGGCCCTCGCTGACCCCAGTGGTCGAGTGGTCCTTGAAGTGGAAGGTCACTGCCCAGGCCAAATCCTGATGGCATGCCGAGGCGATGGCGGCTTTGGTTACGACCCCGTCTTCTATGTGCCGGAAGTACAGCTCAGCTTTGCGGAGATGCCCAAAGCGCTCAAGGCCGAAGTGGGGCATCGGGGCCGCGCCTTCGCAGCCCTAAAACCCCAACTGCAGGCCCTGCTGGCTCAAGAGAGGCAGTAA
- a CDS encoding SIMPL domain-containing protein produces MFSLRSAALGFCLVPALSPLALIQPAQAGGGDRCGGTVYQLQVSQSGTTAFDRFRFNLGLDAEAATKAEAMAQMSARLEQLRKALTPLVSGRMTIPAPRTYAIGGGSAGPRRQRASTSVSGEVSKANYDALIKAAGTLPGVSLRGFTSLAASGSAETVQAQLMRQALADGKRQAQATADALGLRRVQLLRINQRGGYGPRPMPYNRALSASFNPEEAPAPHNSVSLALDYCLS; encoded by the coding sequence ATGTTCAGCCTTCGATCCGCCGCCCTGGGCTTCTGCCTGGTTCCTGCCCTCTCGCCCCTGGCGCTGATCCAACCCGCCCAGGCCGGGGGCGGTGATCGCTGCGGCGGCACCGTTTATCAACTGCAGGTCAGCCAAAGCGGCACCACCGCCTTTGACCGTTTTCGCTTCAACCTCGGCCTCGATGCCGAGGCAGCCACGAAGGCCGAGGCGATGGCGCAGATGAGTGCCCGACTCGAGCAGCTGCGCAAAGCCTTGACTCCACTGGTGAGTGGGCGGATGACGATTCCTGCACCGCGCACCTACGCGATTGGCGGCGGCAGCGCTGGACCTCGGCGGCAGCGGGCCAGCACCAGTGTTTCGGGAGAGGTCAGCAAGGCGAACTATGACGCCCTGATCAAGGCAGCAGGCACGTTGCCTGGGGTGAGCCTGCGTGGCTTCACGTCACTGGCTGCGAGCGGTAGTGCGGAAACAGTGCAGGCTCAGTTGATGCGCCAGGCCTTGGCCGACGGCAAGCGCCAGGCCCAGGCCACGGCCGATGCCCTTGGGCTGCGCAGGGTTCAGTTGCTGCGGATTAATCAGCGTGGCGGCTATGGGCCAAGGCCGATGCCCTACAACCGCGCCCTCTCGGCCAGCTTCAACCCAGAGGAAGCCCCGGCTCCTCACAATTCGGTAAGCCTGGCGTTGGATTACTGCCTCTCTTGA
- a CDS encoding YciI family protein, protein MPWFVKTERFLRSYVEMKPHLEAHRRWIEQLRGEGQVLSSGYLVDGEGQPGGGGMLLLQAGDYSEAEALIQQDPMVLSGGVEWTLQQWRPAVGDLGVI, encoded by the coding sequence ATGCCTTGGTTTGTCAAAACCGAGCGCTTCCTGCGGTCCTACGTCGAGATGAAGCCCCATCTCGAGGCCCATCGTCGTTGGATCGAGCAGCTGCGTGGCGAAGGTCAGGTGCTCAGCAGCGGCTACTTGGTGGATGGCGAGGGTCAGCCCGGCGGCGGCGGGATGTTGCTGCTGCAGGCCGGTGACTACAGCGAAGCCGAAGCGTTGATTCAGCAGGACCCGATGGTGCTCAGTGGCGGGGTGGAGTGGACCCTGCAGCAATGGCGTCCTGCGGTGGGTGATCTGGGGGTGATCTGA